The Petrocella atlantisensis genome has a window encoding:
- a CDS encoding response regulator transcription factor, translating to MKILICDDSMTVRKKLIQSIRAVKECEIIEANNGDVAVLAYKEHKPDLVFMDIMMPIKDGLESLAEIILEDANAKVVMLSSVGTKSNLQTALKIGAIDFIQKPCEESRLKQLIDTYGGEA from the coding sequence ATGAAAATACTAATATGCGATGACAGTATGACTGTCCGAAAAAAACTGATTCAATCTATAAGAGCCGTTAAGGAATGTGAGATTATTGAGGCGAATAACGGTGATGTAGCTGTTTTGGCCTATAAAGAGCATAAGCCTGATCTTGTCTTTATGGATATTATGATGCCAATCAAAGATGGTTTGGAATCCCTTGCTGAGATTATCCTTGAAGATGCCAACGCCAAAGTGGTGATGCTTTCTTCTGTCGGTACAAAAAGTAACTTGCAGACCGCGCTTAAGATAGGCGCTATTGACTTCATCCAGAAGCCTTGTGAAGAAAGCCGATTAAAACAGTTAATAGATACTTATGGTGGGGAGGCCTAG
- a CDS encoding DUF3825 domain-containing protein, translated as MDKIYELAYVPDWQSNLDQLEELSIKEDWSYKEYNSNKNGKNPILHQYINHTIGRLLDEREQEDSIELKQKVLYIDDNIFCFNTGLYTNEYQEIFGYMEKNKNQDRQEWFFVKFLKSTSVEISNIFPKPRRAKYFNDVHELIYDYDLTLDPQLDHILTDEGNKNRIPESVRGLPLLAQISIFEGAIQLAKKKISANYKVAVPQYYNGGVQFLLPLAIDINSPESIDLVLAVKKIESTTGNYYYKGFTALTMDMAYNNARLLAKIDSDWLRV; from the coding sequence ATGGATAAGATTTATGAACTTGCATACGTACCAGATTGGCAGAGTAATTTGGATCAACTTGAAGAACTTTCAATAAAGGAAGATTGGTCTTATAAAGAGTATAACAGTAATAAGAACGGTAAGAATCCAATATTACACCAGTATATAAACCACACCATAGGAAGATTACTTGATGAGAGAGAACAAGAAGATAGTATTGAGTTGAAACAGAAGGTTTTATATATTGATGACAATATTTTTTGCTTCAATACTGGTCTTTATACTAATGAGTATCAAGAAATATTTGGATATATGGAAAAGAATAAAAATCAGGATAGACAAGAGTGGTTTTTTGTTAAGTTCTTGAAATCTACTAGTGTAGAAATTTCTAATATTTTTCCTAAGCCAAGAAGAGCCAAATATTTTAACGATGTACATGAATTGATTTATGATTATGATTTAACTCTTGATCCTCAATTAGATCATATACTTACTGATGAAGGAAATAAGAATAGAATTCCAGAGAGTGTTCGTGGGTTACCATTATTAGCTCAGATATCAATCTTTGAAGGAGCTATTCAGTTGGCAAAGAAGAAAATATCAGCAAACTATAAGGTTGCTGTTCCACAATACTATAATGGAGGCGTTCAGTTTTTATTACCACTAGCTATCGATATAAATAGTCCAGAATCAATTGATTTAGTATTAGCAGTGAAGAAAATAGAGTCCACTACTGGAAATTACTATTATAAGGGATTTACGGCTTTAACGATGGATATGGCATATAATAACGCCAGACTCTTGGCAAAGATAGACTCAGATTGGCTAAGAGTATAG
- a CDS encoding radical SAM/SPASM domain-containing protein, which translates to MKTFKRIYIEITNTCNLSCSFCPPSERAPRTMTPSEFEAILNKLKGHGKYIYLHIKGEPLLHDQIALLLEMSHNHGFQVNLTTNGTLLQQQKEILLRAKALRQVSISLQSFETIGNNEAHQAYLESVTDFVEEGLRTSPIIFELRLWNLDLSQLGSPIYEKNQKVLHYLKTAFDLQEELTEVLSEGKGLKLKERLYLSQSYVFKWPSLEGEILHETGTCYGLRQQIGILANGDVVPCCLDAEGAVVLGNIFTETMEEILDKKRTKTMIQGFETSQLTEALCQRCGYRERF; encoded by the coding sequence ATGAAAACTTTTAAAAGAATCTATATAGAGATCACCAATACATGTAATCTGTCATGCTCCTTTTGTCCACCGTCAGAGAGAGCACCAAGGACCATGACACCTTCAGAGTTTGAAGCCATCTTAAATAAGCTCAAAGGCCATGGTAAGTATATCTACTTGCATATCAAAGGTGAGCCTTTGCTTCATGATCAGATTGCTTTATTGCTTGAGATGTCCCATAATCATGGGTTTCAAGTGAACCTAACCACCAACGGTACTTTATTACAGCAGCAAAAAGAGATTCTCCTTCGTGCCAAAGCCCTAAGACAGGTCAGTATCTCCCTTCAAAGCTTTGAAACAATTGGTAATAATGAGGCTCATCAAGCCTATTTGGAATCGGTGACGGATTTTGTAGAAGAAGGTCTAAGAACCAGTCCCATAATTTTCGAACTACGATTATGGAATCTGGACCTGAGCCAGTTAGGAAGTCCAATATATGAGAAGAATCAGAAGGTCCTGCATTATCTCAAGACGGCTTTTGATCTTCAAGAAGAACTTACAGAAGTCTTATCGGAAGGAAAAGGCTTGAAGCTAAAAGAACGCCTCTATCTTAGTCAAAGTTATGTTTTCAAGTGGCCCAGTCTGGAGGGGGAGATCCTTCACGAGACAGGTACTTGCTATGGCCTAAGACAACAAATTGGTATATTGGCCAATGGTGATGTGGTACCCTGTTGCCTAGATGCGGAAGGCGCTGTGGTGCTTGGTAATATTTTCACTGAGACCATGGAAGAGATCTTGGATAAAAAGAGGACAAAGACTATGATTCAAGGCTTTGAAACAAGCCAATTAACAGAAGCCCTATGTCAGCGTTGTGGTTATAGAGAGCGATTTTAA
- a CDS encoding helix-turn-helix domain-containing protein, with amino-acid sequence MHDMEMVLHTINYIEDHLKEKLSVDQISDVAGFSKYHFTMLFSKMTGLSPYDYYRGRKVTEAIHYMEEKSCKIIEAAYEFGFGSPEVFGRACSAVFGKVPSAIRKEVEAGVFTGVKRMDEAYLWFVSSYNRKPVLKFMSDLELLGIGYFSENSFETLRHMTREQLAGLDTDNTKEIYKVSWLSKGPKGYMNFIGKQSRGEADNESHLIKKIPKMAYLLFDMIEDVGQIDYFMSYIYNHYLPASPYKEALPYHLEVMSVEGQARNSRLFIPVVPRS; translated from the coding sequence ATGCATGATATGGAAATGGTACTGCATACGATTAATTATATAGAAGATCACCTTAAAGAGAAATTAAGCGTGGATCAGATTTCGGATGTGGCCGGTTTTTCCAAATACCATTTTACCATGCTTTTTTCAAAGATGACCGGTTTGTCCCCTTATGACTATTACCGCGGACGCAAAGTTACAGAAGCCATTCATTATATGGAAGAGAAATCCTGTAAGATTATTGAAGCGGCATATGAATTCGGATTTGGTAGTCCGGAAGTTTTTGGAAGGGCCTGTAGCGCTGTATTTGGAAAAGTACCTTCCGCCATTCGAAAAGAAGTGGAGGCAGGCGTCTTTACAGGCGTTAAGAGAATGGATGAAGCCTATCTATGGTTTGTTAGTTCTTATAACCGTAAGCCGGTGTTAAAGTTCATGTCAGACCTGGAGCTTCTAGGCATCGGGTATTTTTCTGAGAACTCCTTTGAGACTTTGCGCCATATGACGAGAGAACAACTGGCGGGTTTAGACACAGACAATACCAAAGAAATATACAAAGTCAGTTGGCTAAGCAAAGGCCCCAAAGGCTATATGAATTTTATCGGCAAACAAAGCAGGGGCGAAGCCGATAATGAAAGCCATCTGATTAAGAAAATTCCCAAGATGGCCTATTTGCTCTTTGATATGATTGAAGACGTTGGTCAAATCGACTATTTTATGTCCTATATCTATAACCACTACTTGCCAGCAAGTCCCTACAAAGAAGCTTTGCCTTATCATCTAGAGGTTATGTCGGTAGAAGGACAAGCTAGAAACAGCCGCCTATTTATTCCGGTTGTACCAAGGTCTTAA
- a CDS encoding toll/interleukin-1 receptor domain-containing protein, which translates to MARCTAPVRGHRTASARAACPACGGSGNYGYRSSYGYDSYSRVSSSSSSSSGTRRSSSSSRPSWSPASSSVVYSPTEIRALTPIRRSIEIQSVNTDKRDVFLCHAWDDRKNVAKELHDVLEAAGVSVWFSEKDVALGSPLLREIDKGLVKSRVGIVLVTPIFLSRLRGEGIADKELSVLLARELLVPIIHNTTYEELRDISPLLASRSGLSTEEDSMSVIATKLSELVSVE; encoded by the coding sequence ATGGCAAGATGTACAGCACCAGTAAGAGGTCACAGGACTGCAAGTGCACGTGCCGCATGTCCAGCATGTGGTGGCTCAGGCAATTATGGTTATAGAAGTTCGTATGGCTACGACAGTTATAGCAGAGTTTCTTCGAGTTCATCATCATCTTCAGGTACTAGAAGAAGTAGTAGTTCATCAAGACCTTCTTGGTCACCAGCAAGTTCATCAGTTGTATATTCGCCAACTGAAATCAGAGCGTTAACACCAATAAGACGAAGTATTGAAATTCAAAGTGTTAATACAGATAAGAGAGATGTTTTTCTTTGCCATGCATGGGATGACAGAAAGAATGTAGCTAAGGAATTGCACGATGTGCTTGAAGCTGCAGGAGTATCAGTATGGTTTAGCGAAAAGGATGTTGCGCTTGGTTCTCCTTTACTTCGCGAAATAGATAAGGGATTAGTGAAGTCACGTGTAGGAATCGTACTTGTTACACCTATATTTTTATCACGTTTAAGAGGGGAGGGTATTGCTGATAAAGAACTTTCAGTATTGCTAGCGAGAGAACTTCTGGTACCTATTATTCATAACACAACGTATGAAGAATTAAGGGATATTAGTCCACTTCTTGCCTCCAGAAGTGGCTTAAGTACAGAGGAAGATAGTATGTCAGTCATAGCTACAAAACTTTCTGAACTAGTATCGGTGGAGTGA
- a CDS encoding UPF0236 family transposase-like protein, with amino-acid sequence MHISIQQFMEIGIKKIEKVVESFINDDQMNIGEFVLELGKPLQELQREIIAETIEGIDEVYRKSAYRINHYVVERARVPNSFTSTCGEIKYKRTYFKSKETGEFIFLADKACGITKT; translated from the coding sequence ATGCATATTAGTATACAACAATTTATGGAGATTGGTATCAAAAAGATTGAAAAAGTAGTAGAAAGTTTTATAAATGATGATCAAATGAATATTGGAGAGTTTGTTCTTGAGTTAGGAAAACCATTACAGGAGCTGCAACGAGAGATTATTGCAGAGACAATAGAAGGCATTGATGAGGTGTATAGAAAATCAGCATATCGAATCAATCACTACGTGGTTGAACGTGCTAGGGTCCCTAATTCATTTACAAGCACATGCGGTGAGATCAAGTACAAAAGGACTTATTTTAAGTCGAAAGAAACAGGTGAATTCATATTTCTTGCAGATAAAGCATGTGGTATTACAAAAACATGA
- a CDS encoding UPF0236 family transposase-like protein, translated as MEPRLACIFEDVEKESQGSKRNRLIGKHYFAGVYKKSEDLWEEVLEYIDVVYDEDYLEHIYIMGDGASWIKSGVDVLGAKCHFVLDKFHLNQAIMRAIGHLGDSVSDARKAIYDGIRSEDKKQSIQSLT; from the coding sequence ATAGAGCCACGTCTAGCATGTATTTTTGAGGATGTTGAGAAAGAAAGCCAAGGAAGTAAAAGAAATAGACTAATAGGAAAACACTACTTTGCAGGCGTTTACAAAAAGAGTGAAGACTTATGGGAAGAAGTGCTTGAATACATAGATGTGGTTTATGATGAAGACTATTTGGAACATATATACATCATGGGAGATGGCGCATCGTGGATAAAATCAGGAGTGGATGTGCTCGGGGCAAAGTGTCATTTTGTGCTTGATAAATTCCATTTAAACCAAGCAATTATGAGAGCTATAGGTCATCTTGGTGATTCAGTATCAGATGCAAGAAAGGCAATCTATGACGGCATAAGATCTGAAGATAAAAAGCAGTCAATACAGTCTTTGACATAG
- a CDS encoding transposase zinc-binding domain-containing protein → MSKLQSILSANAVDFINSNHLSFQQVKAINAITSCRTNNMGSHKLSCNCGHEKVVQNSCGNRHCPTCGTFKKELWVLQQ, encoded by the coding sequence TTGAGTAAACTACAATCTATTCTATCAGCTAATGCTGTAGATTTCATTAATTCCAATCATCTTTCTTTTCAGCAGGTCAAAGCTATTAATGCCATCACATCCTGTCGAACCAATAACATGGGCTCTCACAAGCTCTCTTGTAACTGTGGTCACGAAAAGGTTGTTCAGAATTCCTGCGGTAACAGGCATTGTCCCACCTGTGGTACTTTCAAGAAGGAGCTTTGGGTTTTGCAGCAATAA
- a CDS encoding restriction endonuclease has protein sequence MILDYSEYLEREKADGLLLGKTVNQNINNFYKSAEICPICKLKTYIVYNADSGVTYPEWLDGSYREYESVKTCPNCGWWEYKFNNTSDAMLDYTRLREEKFKTAILRKYNVDDKSIPITSLEKYIQKNPEKIYNIHHKKMEELTQSIFREHFNCDVELVGKTADGGIDLLFVKSDKPSVVQVKRRTKKDSVESASQIRELLGATLLADSRSCIFVTTADHFSKQAKQHASDAIDKKIVEEFELINYKRFIEMLGLYKSTKTEMWRKFLVVKRNLG, from the coding sequence ATGATTTTAGATTATAGCGAGTATCTAGAGCGAGAAAAAGCTGATGGTTTGTTATTGGGGAAAACTGTTAACCAAAATATAAATAACTTTTATAAAAGTGCGGAAATTTGTCCTATTTGTAAATTGAAAACTTATATTGTTTATAATGCTGATTCAGGTGTGACATATCCTGAATGGTTAGATGGAAGTTATAGAGAGTATGAGTCTGTTAAGACCTGTCCAAATTGCGGATGGTGGGAATACAAATTCAATAATACTAGTGATGCAATGCTAGACTATACAAGGTTGAGAGAAGAAAAATTTAAAACCGCAATTCTTAGAAAATATAATGTTGATGATAAATCCATACCAATTACATCGCTTGAAAAATATATACAAAAGAATCCTGAAAAAATTTATAATATACATCACAAGAAGATGGAAGAGCTCACTCAGTCAATTTTTAGAGAACACTTCAATTGTGATGTTGAACTTGTTGGGAAAACAGCTGATGGTGGAATTGATCTATTATTTGTTAAATCTGATAAACCCTCTGTAGTTCAGGTCAAAAGACGAACAAAAAAAGACTCTGTTGAGTCAGCTTCGCAAATTCGTGAATTATTAGGTGCTACATTATTAGCGGATTCAAGATCATGTATATTTGTAACAACAGCAGATCATTTTTCGAAGCAAGCAAAACAACATGCTAGTGATGCAATTGATAAGAAAATTGTAGAGGAATTTGAATTAATTAATTACAAAAGGTTCATTGAAATGTTAGGACTATACAAGTCAACAAAAACTGAAATGTGGAGAAAATTCTTAGTGGTCAAAAGAAACTTGGGGTAA
- a CDS encoding UPF0236 family transposase-like protein: MRKSEDVVIEAIKHVVDTSYRISGEHATHTEDIISKQAVMKEVHSLEIPALIPFVKKKRQVKVLYINADEDHVSLQFNNKREI, from the coding sequence ATGAGAAAAAGTGAAGATGTTGTTATAGAAGCCATAAAGCATGTTGTTGACACTAGCTATAGAATCAGTGGTGAACATGCAACACATACAGAAGATATTATCAGTAAACAAGCGGTCATGAAAGAGGTTCATAGCTTAGAAATACCTGCATTAATACCCTTTGTAAAGAAAAAGAGACAGGTCAAAGTCCTATATATAAATGCTGATGAAGACCATGTATCCTTACAATTCAACAATAAAAGGGAGATTTAA
- a CDS encoding serine/threonine-protein kinase, producing MNSIGKYQIINRIGGGNFGNVYYVYDRALQVNKAIKVIDSGDAQTLLKQLDEAAILYKCKNKYIVEVNEANIMSINGNNTVVIDMEYLPDGSLEDQLIRSHFSLIDAVKYTCDVLSGLECAHVKGIIHRDVKPANILLQGKSAKLSDFGLAIELNEGEFASGKGYISHLAPECFPENGNPITNISTDIFATGMTLFRLVNNIDDWRACIESIPNGKVHAINGVLLKKIGYQKYVPTKLRRVIFKACNPDPNKRFMNVVEFRQALEKLNPQIYWYKQNEVQWTGLEKGSGKKLELCVDKKKCYLKRNNRKDNRYTYEYSSAEDIESYFDGIVADTSFG from the coding sequence ATGAATAGTATTGGAAAGTATCAGATAATAAATAGAATTGGTGGCGGCAATTTTGGGAATGTGTATTATGTATATGACAGAGCACTTCAAGTTAACAAGGCTATAAAAGTTATTGATTCTGGGGACGCACAAACACTCCTAAAACAGCTGGATGAAGCGGCCATATTATATAAATGCAAAAACAAGTATATCGTTGAGGTGAACGAGGCGAATATCATGTCTATTAATGGTAACAATACGGTTGTTATTGATATGGAATATTTGCCAGACGGCTCGTTGGAAGATCAACTAATTAGAAGTCATTTTTCATTGATTGATGCTGTTAAATATACTTGTGATGTCTTAAGTGGCTTAGAATGCGCTCATGTTAAAGGTATTATTCACCGTGATGTTAAGCCCGCAAACATTTTATTACAGGGAAAGTCTGCCAAATTATCTGATTTTGGATTAGCAATTGAACTGAATGAAGGTGAGTTTGCATCAGGGAAAGGGTATATAAGTCACTTAGCCCCTGAGTGTTTTCCAGAAAATGGGAACCCAATTACTAATATATCAACAGATATATTTGCAACAGGAATGACTCTATTTAGGCTAGTAAATAATATTGATGATTGGAGAGCCTGTATCGAGTCGATACCCAACGGGAAAGTGCATGCAATAAATGGAGTATTGTTGAAGAAAATTGGATACCAGAAGTATGTTCCAACAAAGTTGAGAAGAGTTATATTTAAAGCTTGTAATCCTGACCCGAATAAAAGATTTATGAACGTTGTGGAGTTTAGGCAGGCGTTGGAAAAACTTAATCCACAAATATACTGGTATAAACAGAATGAAGTTCAATGGACTGGACTAGAAAAAGGCTCTGGTAAAAAGCTTGAGTTATGCGTAGATAAAAAGAAATGTTATTTGAAGCGCAACAATCGTAAGGACAATAGGTATACTTACGAATATTCTAGTGCTGAAGATATTGAAAGTTATTTTGATGGAATTGTAGCTGATACAAGTTTCGGCTAA
- a CDS encoding ABC-F family ATP-binding cassette domain-containing protein — MAFITLENLSKNYGMKTLFKDISFVIGKEDKIGIIGINGTGKSTLLKIIAGLESMDTGQKTMPKNTTIEYLPQSPQFYDDLTVLEQVLKGDSQTLQVLRNYEAALLKSAKAPSDTKVQEALMKCSEEMTHLDLWDLESQVKTILTKLSITDFEQPVKQLSGGQKKRLALASALIVPCDLLILDEPTNHMDNATIDWLESYLERRSGALLMITHDRYFLDRVTTRIVEIDHAAIYTYDGNYTTFLQKKMERMAMSESLERKRENLYRRELAWIRRGAKARTTKQKARIDRFETLEDTSYLRDDSQVEISVGYTRLGKKTIELTSVKKAYDDLLLFEGLSYTFLPDDRVGIIGPNGAGKTTLLNGILGNVPLTDGNVEHGPTLNISYFSQEAQDMDETLRAIDYIKETAEYISTEDGYKLSASAMMERFLFDSELQYAPINSMSGGEKRRLYLLKNLMMAPNVLVLDEPTNDLDIDTLKVLEAYLDDFKGIVIVVSHDRYFLDRVCNKIFSFEADGQVVVFTGNYTEYMAYKEVHLDDDVEKNTVSSQSKTGKVKTDRLKMTYQEKKEYETIEAEMEDLEDQLGQVEDALSACQSDFVLLQELSTKKEALEALLLDKMERYEYLSDLDAQIQSQ, encoded by the coding sequence ATGGCATTCATTACACTGGAAAACTTAAGCAAAAACTACGGTATGAAAACACTTTTTAAAGATATAAGCTTTGTTATTGGCAAAGAAGACAAGATCGGCATCATCGGTATCAACGGCACCGGTAAGTCCACCTTACTGAAGATCATCGCCGGACTGGAATCCATGGATACCGGACAAAAAACTATGCCTAAAAATACAACCATCGAATATCTGCCCCAATCTCCTCAGTTCTATGACGATTTAACCGTTCTTGAGCAAGTCTTAAAAGGCGATTCCCAGACACTTCAGGTCTTACGTAATTATGAAGCCGCCCTGTTAAAATCTGCTAAGGCGCCATCTGATACCAAGGTTCAGGAAGCCCTGATGAAATGCTCGGAAGAGATGACCCATCTGGATCTATGGGATCTGGAGAGTCAGGTCAAAACCATCCTTACTAAGTTATCCATAACGGACTTTGAACAACCGGTCAAGCAACTCTCCGGTGGACAAAAAAAGCGTCTTGCCTTAGCCTCGGCGCTCATTGTACCTTGTGATCTCTTAATTCTTGATGAGCCTACGAACCATATGGACAATGCCACCATCGATTGGCTGGAGTCCTATCTTGAACGTCGCTCCGGTGCTCTGCTAATGATTACCCACGACCGGTATTTCCTTGATAGGGTTACCACACGGATTGTCGAGATTGATCACGCTGCCATCTATACCTATGATGGTAATTACACCACTTTTCTTCAGAAAAAAATGGAACGTATGGCTATGTCTGAATCCTTAGAACGTAAACGTGAAAACCTCTACCGCAGAGAACTGGCTTGGATTCGAAGAGGTGCAAAAGCTCGAACCACCAAGCAAAAAGCCAGAATTGACCGTTTTGAGACTTTGGAAGATACTTCTTATCTTAGAGACGATTCACAAGTTGAAATCTCTGTCGGCTATACAAGACTGGGTAAAAAGACCATTGAACTGACGTCGGTCAAAAAAGCCTACGATGACTTATTGCTTTTTGAAGGGCTGAGTTATACCTTCCTACCGGATGACCGTGTGGGTATTATCGGTCCAAACGGTGCCGGCAAAACTACTTTACTAAACGGCATTCTAGGCAATGTACCACTAACCGACGGTAACGTTGAGCACGGGCCTACCCTAAACATCAGCTACTTCTCTCAAGAAGCCCAAGACATGGATGAAACACTTAGGGCTATTGACTATATTAAAGAAACAGCGGAATACATCTCCACAGAAGATGGGTACAAGCTGTCTGCTTCTGCTATGATGGAGCGGTTTCTTTTTGACAGTGAGCTTCAATACGCCCCCATTAACTCGATGTCCGGTGGTGAGAAAAGACGGCTCTATCTTCTTAAGAACCTTATGATGGCACCCAATGTGCTGGTTCTTGATGAGCCTACCAATGATTTGGACATTGACACTCTAAAGGTTCTTGAAGCTTACTTAGATGATTTTAAGGGTATTGTCATCGTCGTCTCTCATGACCGGTACTTCCTTGACCGGGTCTGTAACAAGATCTTCTCCTTCGAAGCCGATGGTCAAGTGGTTGTTTTTACCGGCAACTATACGGAGTATATGGCATACAAAGAGGTTCACTTAGACGATGATGTGGAAAAAAATACTGTTTCGTCTCAGAGTAAAACAGGTAAAGTCAAAACCGATCGTCTAAAAATGACTTATCAGGAAAAGAAAGAGTATGAAACCATAGAAGCTGAGATGGAAGACCTTGAAGATCAACTGGGTCAAGTTGAGGATGCTCTCTCGGCTTGCCAAAGTGACTTTGTTCTCTTACAGGAATTGAGCACAAAAAAAGAAGCCCTTGAAGCGCTTCTTTTAGATAAGATGGAGCGGTATGAATATCTAAGCGACTTAGATGCTCAGATTCAGAGTCAGTAA
- a CDS encoding MATE family efflux transporter, whose protein sequence is MSRTQQRKDMILQGSSLKALVTLSIPLMVGNLIQTLYNLTDAYFVGKLGYIQFSAISYIWPITFIFLAFSIGMSSAATSLIAQSIGKNEHKNAVTLATQFFIISLIAGTIFAVIGSAMTPFIIRLMGAEGALFDYSVAYLKIVFYEMPILFLFHVYKAMREGIGDTKTPTFYLGISVVLNMLLDPLFIFTFNMGVEGAAYATVLSKLLVMGFMLYEMFKPNDSLYIALDQLKVSIKSMKNLFEIGIPASVGQTVSALGFAVMSSYVVSYGDPTVAAFGLGNRITSLVMMPAFGLGAALATFVGINIGAGQYERANKSVFTAMSLGFGLLSIGSVILYIFRIPLIRLFISDPHVIDLSDRYMTVLAFVFPLMAIIQALLGAFSGSGHSLYVLFLTLSRLWLLRIPMILWAKNYTNLGSDGVWYAMLVSNVIVCIVGIFIVLQGKWLRPTLKL, encoded by the coding sequence ATGTCAAGAACACAACAAAGAAAAGATATGATTCTTCAGGGTTCATCCCTAAAGGCGCTCGTTACATTATCCATACCTCTTATGGTTGGCAATCTTATCCAAACCCTCTATAATCTAACAGATGCTTATTTTGTTGGAAAACTGGGTTATATTCAGTTTTCCGCTATTTCCTATATATGGCCCATTACTTTTATCTTCTTAGCTTTTAGTATCGGTATGTCCAGTGCTGCCACCTCTTTGATTGCTCAGTCTATCGGTAAGAATGAACATAAAAACGCCGTTACTTTGGCCACGCAATTTTTTATCATTTCACTTATCGCCGGTACCATTTTTGCTGTTATCGGTTCTGCCATGACACCTTTTATTATAAGGCTTATGGGGGCTGAAGGTGCGCTTTTTGACTATAGTGTGGCTTATCTGAAGATCGTTTTCTACGAAATGCCGATTCTCTTTCTTTTTCATGTCTACAAAGCCATGCGTGAAGGTATAGGGGACACCAAAACACCCACTTTTTATCTGGGTATTTCTGTGGTTCTAAACATGCTCCTCGATCCCTTGTTCATCTTCACTTTCAATATGGGGGTAGAAGGTGCTGCTTATGCAACGGTTCTATCTAAGCTTTTGGTCATGGGCTTTATGCTTTATGAGATGTTTAAGCCAAATGATAGTCTATATATTGCCCTTGACCAGTTGAAGGTTTCCATCAAGAGTATGAAGAATCTGTTTGAGATTGGTATACCGGCCAGTGTCGGTCAAACGGTTTCTGCCCTTGGCTTTGCGGTGATGAGCAGTTATGTGGTTTCTTATGGTGATCCCACTGTTGCTGCTTTTGGCCTTGGCAACCGTATTACCTCACTGGTTATGATGCCGGCTTTTGGTCTTGGTGCTGCTTTGGCCACTTTTGTGGGTATTAATATTGGTGCCGGTCAATACGAACGTGCCAATAAGTCTGTTTTTACAGCCATGTCTTTGGGCTTTGGCTTACTCAGTATCGGGAGTGTCATCCTATATATCTTTAGAATACCACTCATACGTCTCTTCATCAGTGATCCTCATGTTATTGATCTGAGTGATCGGTATATGACAGTCTTGGCCTTTGTTTTTCCACTTATGGCCATTATACAGGCTCTACTGGGTGCTTTTTCCGGATCCGGTCACAGCTTATATGTTCTTTTTCTAACTCTTAGCCGTTTATGGCTGCTTCGCATTCCTATGATTTTATGGGCCAAAAATTATACCAACTTAGGCAGTGATGGGGTCTGGTATGCCATGTTGGTCAGTAATGTGATTGTCTGTATCGTCGGCATCTTCATCGTACTACAAGGTAAATGGTTGCGACCGACACTGAAATTATAG